One window of Candidatus Mycobacterium wuenschmannii genomic DNA carries:
- a CDS encoding MmpS family protein encodes MLERAWIPLVIAFVVGLGGFTVFRIHGIFGSEKRPAYSDSATDDSKPFNPKRIRYEVYGPPGTTADISYFDTNADPQHVDAAKLPWSLNLTTKAASVVGNIVAQGNSNTLGCRIIVDDVVKAERVSHEVNAFTFCNLKSA; translated from the coding sequence GTGCTGGAGCGGGCATGGATCCCGCTCGTCATCGCGTTTGTGGTCGGTCTCGGTGGCTTCACCGTGTTCCGGATCCACGGCATCTTCGGCTCTGAGAAGCGGCCGGCGTACTCCGACAGCGCAACCGACGACAGCAAGCCGTTCAACCCGAAGCGGATCCGCTACGAGGTGTACGGGCCGCCCGGAACAACCGCCGACATCAGCTACTTCGACACCAACGCCGACCCGCAGCATGTCGACGCCGCCAAGTTGCCCTGGAGCCTGAACTTGACCACCAAGGCCGCATCTGTCGTGGGAAACATTGTGGCGCAAGGTAACAGCAACACCCTGGGCTGCCGGATCATCGTCGACGATGTCGTCAAGGCCGAGCGGGTCTCCCATGAGGTGAACGCCTTTACTTTCTGCAATCTCAAGAGCGCATGA
- a CDS encoding DUF732 domain-containing protein has translation MKLTGIAVATIAAAISLSAPAVADPDTDFDNQLQHFGIYGPHDYNPYIAKIACHRLGVGVDKDAAASAHFLSINLPRGTTQVQAYQFLGSAIAQYCPDLQGKLQHIPGT, from the coding sequence ATGAAGCTCACCGGTATTGCGGTCGCCACCATCGCCGCGGCGATCAGCCTGTCGGCCCCGGCCGTCGCCGACCCGGACACCGACTTCGACAACCAGCTCCAGCATTTCGGCATCTACGGACCGCACGACTACAACCCGTACATCGCCAAGATCGCCTGCCACCGGCTCGGTGTCGGCGTCGACAAGGACGCCGCCGCCTCCGCGCATTTCCTCTCCATCAACCTCCCCCGGGGCACCACCCAGGTTCAGGCCTATCAGTTCCTGGGCAGCGCGATCGCCCAGTACTGCCCCGACTTGCAGGGCAAGCTGCAGCACATTCCCGGTACCTGA
- a CDS encoding NAD(P)H-dependent amine dehydrogenase family protein — protein sequence MPNTYRVVQWNTGNVGKSSLKSIADNPLLELVGCFAWSPEKAGRDAGELVGIAPLGIAATNDVDALLELKPDCVVYNPMWINVDELVRILSAGVNVVTTASFVTGKNLGEGRDRLVEACEKGGSTMFGSGVSPGFAELLAIVSAMVCNRVDKVTVNEAADTTFYDSPETEKPVGFGQPIDHPDLQAMAAKGTAIFGEAVALVADSLGVELDDIRCEAEFAQTTADLEMASWTIPAGHVAGVYISWQGILDGKTVIDLNVRWRKGQTLEPDWKIDGDGWVIQVDGQPTVTTKVGFLPPPYFEATTIEEFMDLGHIMTAVPAINAIPAVVAAAPGIATYADLPLTLPRGFVKT from the coding sequence GTGCCAAACACCTATCGCGTAGTCCAGTGGAACACCGGAAACGTCGGCAAGAGCTCGCTCAAATCGATCGCGGACAATCCGCTGCTCGAGCTGGTCGGCTGCTTCGCCTGGTCGCCCGAGAAGGCCGGTCGGGATGCCGGCGAGCTGGTCGGCATCGCGCCGCTGGGCATTGCGGCCACCAACGACGTCGACGCGCTGCTCGAGCTCAAGCCGGACTGCGTGGTCTACAACCCGATGTGGATCAACGTCGACGAGCTGGTCCGCATCTTGTCGGCCGGCGTCAACGTCGTGACCACCGCGTCGTTCGTCACCGGCAAGAATCTCGGCGAAGGACGCGACCGCCTGGTCGAAGCCTGCGAAAAGGGCGGCTCGACGATGTTCGGCTCCGGCGTCAGCCCCGGCTTCGCCGAGTTGCTGGCCATCGTCTCGGCGATGGTGTGCAACCGGGTGGACAAGGTCACCGTCAACGAAGCCGCCGACACGACGTTCTACGACTCACCGGAAACCGAGAAGCCGGTCGGCTTCGGCCAGCCCATCGACCACCCGGACCTGCAGGCGATGGCTGCCAAGGGCACCGCGATCTTCGGCGAGGCCGTCGCGCTGGTGGCCGACTCGCTGGGCGTCGAACTCGACGACATCCGCTGCGAGGCCGAATTCGCCCAGACCACAGCCGATCTCGAGATGGCGTCCTGGACCATTCCGGCGGGACACGTCGCGGGCGTCTACATCAGCTGGCAGGGCATCCTGGACGGCAAGACCGTCATCGACCTCAATGTCCGGTGGCGCAAAGGCCAGACTCTGGAGCCGGATTGGAAGATCGACGGCGACGGTTGGGTCATCCAGGTGGACGGGCAGCCGACCGTCACGACGAAGGTCGGGTTCTTGCCACCGCCCTATTTCGAGGCGACCACGATCGAGGAGTTCATGGACCTCGGCCACATCATGACCGCGGTACCTGCGATCAACGCGATTCCCGCCGTCGTCGCCGCTGCACCGGGCATCGCGACGTACGCGGACCTGCCGCTGACGTTGCCGCGCGGCTTCGTCAAAACGTAA
- a CDS encoding MmpS family transport accessory protein yields the protein MTTTEPRTEPLETQGSARGGGRKISPGHGERKGLSGLLVRYWLILTLAAVVALSGFMVHRLHGVFGIHKGSFGGGTSGEVLDSFNAKTITLQVWGPPGSTATINYLDADSHPQQALNVALPWSTVLSSTKPGIPANLVAQGDGSWIACQFVVNKHDGSGDVIKTPNRSDAAETNNAFVYCLDKSA from the coding sequence ATGACGACGACTGAGCCAAGGACAGAGCCCTTGGAAACCCAGGGCTCCGCCCGCGGCGGGGGTAGGAAAATCTCGCCCGGCCATGGCGAGCGAAAAGGTCTGTCGGGCCTGCTTGTTCGGTACTGGCTCATTCTCACGCTCGCGGCCGTCGTCGCGCTGTCAGGATTCATGGTTCACCGACTGCACGGCGTCTTCGGCATCCACAAGGGTTCTTTCGGCGGCGGCACTTCGGGCGAGGTGCTCGACTCGTTCAACGCCAAGACGATCACCCTTCAGGTCTGGGGCCCGCCGGGCAGCACGGCCACGATCAACTATCTCGACGCGGACTCCCATCCGCAGCAGGCCCTCAACGTCGCCTTGCCTTGGAGCACAGTTTTGAGTTCGACGAAACCCGGCATCCCGGCCAACCTGGTCGCGCAAGGCGACGGCAGCTGGATTGCCTGCCAGTTCGTGGTGAACAAGCACGACGGGAGCGGTGACGTCATCAAGACGCCGAATCGCTCGGACGCCGCCGAAACCAACAACGCCTTCGTCTACTGCCTGGACAAGTCCGCATGA
- a CDS encoding MMPL/RND family transporter has product MINAEGTTPPRGPRLIRRFAVPIILAWIGLIVLMAVAVPPLEKVAEERQVSLSPKDAPSVQAMEVTGKKFKESDSDNFAMLVLESDAKLGDDAHRYYDSIIKQLRADPAHIQHVQDFWGDPLTAPGAQSPDGKAVYVQMNLAGNQGTTLAEQSIEAVRKIVDHTPPPKGVVTYVTGPSALVSDMHHSGDSTLVKITMVTMLVILTMLLLVYRSVWTVVLLLFTVFIELTAARGIVAFLGYHQLIGLSTFAVNLLVSLGIAAGTDYAIFFFGRYQEARQHGETREEAFYTTYHGVAHVVLASGLTIAGATFCLSFCRMPYFQTIGVPCAVGMVVAVAVALTLVPAVIVVGGRFGLFDPKRRISTRGWRRVGTAIVRWPVPILSAAIGIALIGLLTLPGYQTSYNDRLYIPHNIAANQGYDAAERHFSQARLMPEVMMVEADHDLRDPADFLVLDRLAKRIFAVPGVSRVQSITRPEGTAMEHTSIPFQLSMQNAGQTQTMKFQKARMDDMLKQADDLEDTMNRMRHMYGLMQKLTGITHKMIGETREMQAVTEELRDDVANFEDTWRPIRSYFYWEKHCYDIPICYSLRSIFDAVDGIDEIDDKFQILTSDFSQLDALMPQLLTDFPPMIETMDSMRTMMLTMHSTMSGIFNQMDDMSSNANAMGHAFDQAKNDDSFYLPPEVFQNKDFKRALNNFFSPDGKAVRLIISHRGDPASPEGIARISSIKEAAEEALKGTPLENAKIYLAGTAATFKDWKDGSKYDLMIAGIGSLCLIFIIMLIITRSLVASMVIVGTVALSLGASFGMSVLVWQYLLGIKLHWMVLAMSVIVLLAVGSDYNLLLISRLKEEIPAGLKTGIIRAMGSTGKVVTNAGLVFAFTMASMIVSDLRIIGQVGTTIGLGLLFDTLVVRSFMTPSIAAILGRWFWWPIKVRPRPASTMLRPSGPRTAVRSLLGTSFSEPSDDAHTAPLPKSPA; this is encoded by the coding sequence ATGATCAACGCCGAAGGTACGACGCCACCCCGGGGCCCGCGACTGATCCGCCGGTTCGCGGTGCCGATCATCTTGGCGTGGATCGGGCTCATCGTGCTGATGGCGGTGGCCGTCCCGCCGCTGGAGAAAGTCGCCGAAGAACGCCAGGTCTCCTTGAGTCCCAAGGACGCGCCGTCGGTGCAGGCGATGGAGGTCACCGGCAAGAAGTTCAAGGAGTCCGACTCCGACAACTTCGCGATGCTGGTCCTCGAGAGCGACGCGAAGCTCGGTGACGACGCGCACCGGTACTACGACAGCATCATCAAGCAACTGCGGGCCGACCCGGCGCACATCCAGCACGTCCAGGATTTCTGGGGCGACCCGCTCACCGCTCCCGGAGCTCAAAGCCCGGACGGCAAAGCGGTTTACGTCCAAATGAACCTGGCCGGCAACCAGGGCACGACGCTGGCCGAGCAGTCGATCGAGGCCGTCCGAAAGATCGTCGACCACACCCCTCCGCCCAAGGGCGTCGTCACGTACGTGACCGGACCGTCGGCGCTGGTGTCGGACATGCACCACAGCGGCGACAGCACGCTGGTGAAGATCACCATGGTGACGATGCTGGTCATCTTGACCATGCTGCTGTTGGTCTACCGCTCCGTCTGGACGGTCGTGCTCCTGCTGTTCACCGTCTTCATCGAATTGACCGCGGCCAGAGGCATTGTCGCGTTTCTCGGCTACCACCAGCTGATCGGACTCTCGACGTTCGCGGTGAACCTGTTGGTGTCGTTGGGAATTGCCGCGGGCACCGACTACGCGATCTTCTTCTTCGGCCGTTATCAAGAAGCCCGTCAGCACGGCGAGACCCGTGAGGAAGCGTTCTATACGACGTATCACGGGGTGGCCCACGTGGTGCTCGCGTCGGGTCTGACCATCGCCGGTGCGACGTTCTGCCTGAGCTTCTGCCGGATGCCGTACTTCCAAACCATCGGTGTCCCATGCGCTGTGGGCATGGTGGTCGCGGTCGCCGTCGCGCTGACGCTGGTGCCGGCGGTGATCGTGGTCGGCGGTCGATTCGGTCTGTTCGACCCCAAGCGGCGAATCTCGACACGTGGTTGGCGCCGGGTCGGCACGGCGATCGTGCGCTGGCCGGTGCCGATCCTGTCGGCGGCGATCGGGATCGCGCTGATCGGTCTGCTGACCCTGCCGGGATACCAGACCAGCTACAACGACCGGCTGTACATCCCGCACAACATCGCCGCCAACCAAGGCTACGACGCCGCGGAACGGCACTTCTCGCAGGCCCGGTTGATGCCCGAGGTGATGATGGTCGAGGCCGACCACGACCTGCGCGATCCGGCCGACTTCCTGGTGCTCGATCGCCTCGCCAAGCGCATCTTCGCGGTCCCCGGAGTGTCTCGCGTGCAATCGATTACGCGCCCCGAGGGCACGGCGATGGAGCACACGTCGATCCCGTTCCAGCTCAGCATGCAGAACGCCGGTCAGACGCAGACGATGAAGTTCCAGAAGGCCCGCATGGACGACATGCTCAAGCAGGCCGACGATCTCGAAGACACCATGAATCGGATGAGGCACATGTACGGCCTCATGCAGAAGCTCACCGGCATCACGCACAAGATGATCGGCGAGACACGCGAAATGCAGGCTGTCACCGAAGAATTGCGTGACGACGTCGCGAACTTCGAGGACACCTGGCGGCCGATCCGTAGCTACTTCTACTGGGAGAAGCACTGCTACGACATCCCGATCTGCTATTCGCTGCGGTCGATCTTCGACGCCGTCGACGGCATCGATGAAATCGACGACAAGTTCCAGATCCTGACCAGCGACTTCAGTCAGCTCGATGCGTTGATGCCGCAGCTGCTCACCGACTTCCCGCCGATGATCGAGACGATGGACAGCATGCGGACCATGATGCTGACGATGCACAGCACCATGTCCGGCATCTTCAACCAGATGGACGACATGAGCTCGAACGCGAACGCGATGGGTCACGCGTTCGACCAGGCGAAGAACGACGACTCGTTCTATCTGCCCCCAGAAGTGTTCCAGAACAAGGACTTCAAGCGCGCGCTGAACAACTTCTTCTCACCGGACGGCAAGGCGGTGCGGCTGATCATCTCGCACCGGGGCGACCCCGCGTCGCCCGAGGGGATCGCGCGAATCTCCTCGATCAAGGAGGCCGCCGAAGAGGCGCTCAAGGGCACGCCGCTGGAGAACGCGAAGATCTACCTCGCCGGCACCGCCGCGACGTTCAAGGACTGGAAAGACGGCTCCAAGTACGACTTGATGATCGCCGGAATCGGTTCGCTCTGCCTGATTTTCATCATCATGCTGATCATCACCCGGAGCCTGGTTGCCTCGATGGTGATCGTGGGCACGGTCGCGCTGTCGCTCGGCGCCTCGTTCGGCATGTCGGTGCTCGTCTGGCAGTACCTGCTCGGCATCAAACTGCACTGGATGGTGCTGGCGATGTCAGTGATTGTGCTGCTCGCCGTCGGGTCCGACTACAACCTGTTGCTGATATCCCGTCTGAAGGAAGAGATTCCGGCCGGCCTGAAGACCGGCATCATCCGGGCGATGGGCAGCACCGGCAAGGTAGTGACGAACGCCGGTCTGGTGTTCGCGTTCACGATGGCCTCGATGATCGTCAGCGACCTGCGCATCATCGGCCAGGTGGGTACCACCATCGGTCTCGGCCTGTTGTTCGACACGTTGGTGGTGCGCTCGTTCATGACGCCGTCGATCGCCGCGATCCTGGGTCGCTGGTTCTGGTGGCCGATCAAGGTGCGGCCGCGGCCGGCCAGCACGATGCTGCGGCCCAGCGGACCGCGCACCGCCGTGCGGTCGCTGCTCGGCACCAGCTTCAGCGAACCCAGCGACGACGCGCACACCGCTCCGCTGCCCAAATCGCCTGCATGA
- a CDS encoding MMPL/RND family transporter — protein sequence MSETNETAARVDQPLIPPFLPKWIHRLAVPIVLVWLAIVFVTNTIAPQLEVVSKNHSVSQSPRDAVSFQSQMRVGKTFDEFSTDNSAMVLLEGDKPLGADAHKYYDEIVRRLEKDTKHVQHIQDFWSDPLTAAGSQSHDQKAAYVQVYLAGNMGSGLGSDSSEAVRKIVDSVPAPPGIKAYVTGAGPLIADQSHAGEKGVAKVTMVTILVILVMLLFVYRSVSTVLIMLAMVFVELAAARGVVATMGYYDIMGLSTFANNMLVLLAIAAGTDYAIFIVGRYHEARGLGETREEAFYTMFHSTAHVVLGSGLTIAGAMYCLSFCRLPYFQSLGVPCAVGMLVAVLAALTLGPAVLTVASFFKLLDPKRKLQTQGWRRIGTAIVRWPAPVLAVTIAIALVGLLALPGYETDYDSRHFLPPDTPANVGYAAADRHFDQARLNPELLMIETDHDLRNPADFIVLDKVAKAVFHIPGIGRVQTITRPLGTPLDHSTLGFQMGAQAAGRIQTQHYQEEQAKNLLKQADELKKTMATLHEQMQVTQDLSNTTHETTKLTKETVGITQKLRDDIAVFDDFFRPIRSFFYWEKHCYDIPACWSLRSIFNALDGLDQVTENIENLSANLDKLDQIQPKLVALIPPQIESQQHNLDTIMSNYATTNGLNEQAKAQSDNATAQGDAFDKSKNDDTFYLPPEAFKSPDFTRGLKQFISPNGHAVRLIISHEGDPATPEGVSHIAPIKQAVHEAIKGTPWEGAKVYLGGTAATYKDMHDGSNIDLLIAGIAAATLIFVIMLVITRSVVAAVVIVGTVLLSLGASFGLSVLLWQYILGLKLHWMVLAMAIILLLAVGSDYNLLLISRFKEEIHAGLKTGTIRAMAGSGSVVTNAGLVFAATMATFAFSPLKVMAQVGTTIALGLLFDTLIVRSFMTPSLATLLGRWFWWPQHVRPRPASTMLQPYGSRPAVRDLIHREPEDETEAGVVQKV from the coding sequence ATGAGCGAAACCAACGAGACGGCTGCGCGCGTCGACCAGCCGCTGATCCCGCCGTTCCTGCCGAAATGGATCCATCGGCTTGCGGTGCCGATCGTGCTGGTGTGGCTGGCCATCGTGTTCGTCACCAACACGATCGCGCCGCAGCTCGAGGTCGTCTCGAAGAACCACTCGGTGTCGCAGAGTCCCCGCGACGCGGTGTCGTTCCAGTCGCAGATGCGCGTCGGAAAAACGTTCGACGAGTTCAGCACAGACAACTCGGCGATGGTCCTGCTGGAGGGCGACAAGCCGCTGGGTGCGGATGCGCACAAGTACTACGACGAGATCGTCCGGCGCCTGGAGAAGGACACCAAGCACGTTCAGCACATCCAGGACTTCTGGAGCGACCCGCTGACCGCGGCGGGCTCGCAGAGCCACGACCAGAAGGCCGCCTACGTCCAGGTGTATCTCGCCGGCAACATGGGCAGTGGTCTGGGCTCCGACTCCAGCGAGGCCGTCCGCAAGATCGTGGACTCGGTGCCCGCGCCGCCGGGCATCAAGGCCTACGTCACCGGCGCCGGTCCGCTGATCGCCGACCAGTCGCACGCGGGTGAGAAGGGCGTCGCGAAGGTCACCATGGTCACGATCCTGGTGATCCTGGTGATGCTGCTGTTCGTGTACCGATCGGTCAGCACCGTTCTCATCATGCTGGCGATGGTGTTCGTCGAGCTGGCCGCGGCCCGCGGTGTCGTCGCGACGATGGGCTACTACGACATCATGGGGCTGTCGACCTTCGCGAACAACATGCTGGTGCTGTTGGCGATTGCCGCCGGAACCGACTACGCGATCTTCATCGTCGGCCGTTATCACGAGGCCCGCGGTCTGGGCGAGACGCGAGAAGAAGCGTTCTACACCATGTTCCACAGCACGGCACACGTCGTGTTGGGCTCGGGCCTGACCATCGCCGGCGCGATGTACTGCCTGAGTTTCTGCCGCCTGCCGTATTTCCAGTCACTGGGTGTGCCCTGCGCGGTCGGCATGTTGGTCGCGGTCCTCGCGGCGCTGACGTTGGGCCCGGCGGTGTTGACGGTCGCCAGCTTCTTCAAGCTGTTGGACCCGAAGCGCAAGCTGCAGACCCAGGGCTGGCGGCGGATCGGCACGGCCATTGTCCGATGGCCCGCACCGGTTCTCGCGGTGACGATCGCGATCGCGCTGGTCGGCCTGCTCGCCCTGCCCGGCTACGAGACGGACTACGACAGCCGGCACTTCCTGCCGCCGGACACTCCGGCCAACGTCGGCTACGCCGCGGCCGACCGGCACTTCGACCAGGCCCGGCTGAATCCCGAGTTGTTGATGATCGAGACCGATCACGACCTGCGTAACCCGGCCGACTTCATCGTGCTGGACAAGGTCGCCAAGGCGGTCTTCCACATCCCCGGCATCGGTCGCGTCCAGACCATCACCCGGCCGCTGGGCACGCCCCTGGACCACAGCACCCTGGGTTTCCAGATGGGCGCCCAAGCCGCGGGCCGCATCCAGACCCAGCACTACCAGGAGGAGCAGGCGAAGAACCTGCTGAAGCAGGCCGACGAGCTGAAGAAGACGATGGCGACGCTGCACGAGCAGATGCAGGTGACCCAGGATCTGAGCAACACCACGCACGAAACCACCAAGCTCACCAAAGAGACCGTGGGGATCACCCAGAAGTTGCGCGACGACATCGCTGTGTTCGATGACTTCTTCCGGCCGATCCGCAGCTTCTTCTACTGGGAGAAGCACTGCTACGACATTCCGGCCTGCTGGTCGCTGCGGTCGATCTTCAACGCGCTGGACGGCCTCGACCAGGTGACCGAGAACATCGAGAACCTCAGCGCGAACCTGGACAAGCTCGACCAGATTCAGCCGAAGCTGGTGGCGCTGATTCCGCCGCAGATCGAGAGCCAGCAGCACAACCTGGACACGATCATGTCGAACTACGCGACGACGAACGGCCTGAACGAGCAGGCAAAGGCGCAGTCCGACAACGCAACCGCCCAAGGTGATGCATTCGACAAGTCGAAGAACGACGACACGTTCTACCTGCCGCCGGAAGCGTTCAAGAGCCCGGACTTCACGCGTGGCCTCAAGCAGTTCATCTCACCCAACGGACACGCCGTCCGGTTGATCATCTCGCACGAAGGCGACCCCGCGACCCCGGAGGGTGTCAGCCACATCGCGCCGATCAAGCAGGCCGTGCACGAGGCGATCAAAGGCACCCCATGGGAGGGCGCCAAGGTCTACCTCGGTGGGACGGCTGCGACGTACAAGGACATGCACGACGGCTCCAACATCGACCTGCTGATCGCCGGAATCGCCGCCGCCACTTTGATTTTCGTTATCATGCTGGTGATCACCCGAAGCGTGGTCGCGGCCGTCGTCATCGTTGGGACGGTGCTGCTGTCGCTCGGTGCGTCGTTCGGGCTGTCCGTGCTGCTCTGGCAGTACATCCTCGGCCTGAAGCTGCACTGGATGGTGTTGGCGATGGCGATCATCCTGCTGCTGGCGGTCGGCTCGGACTACAACCTGCTGCTGATATCCCGGTTCAAAGAAGAGATCCACGCCGGGCTCAAGACGGGCACGATTCGAGCGATGGCCGGTTCGGGCTCCGTGGTGACGAACGCCGGTCTGGTCTTCGCCGCCACGATGGCGACGTTCGCGTTCAGCCCACTCAAGGTGATGGCTCAGGTCGGTACGACGATCGCGCTCGGCCTGTTGTTCGACACGCTGATCGTGCGGTCGTTCATGACACCGTCGCTGGCGACCCTGCTCGGCCGCTGGTTCTGGTGGCCGCAGCACGTGCGCCCACGCCCGGCCAGCACGATGCTGCAGCCGTACGGATCGCGTCCGGCGGTGCGTGACCTGATCCACCGCGAACCCGAAGACGAGACCGAAGCCGGGGTCGTGCAGAAGGTCTAG
- a CDS encoding SDR family NAD(P)-dependent oxidoreductase — translation MTTIFITGGHAGIGLECSRQLAARGFDVVLAGRSPATMQSVADELRAAHRVEVAVIELDLSSLRSVREAAADYSALIERGEAAAPQALICNAGGRFDGPVSYSPEGYELTFATNCLGHFLLVDRLLPLVPADGRIVFTASGTHDPDTMDGRLVGKAAEPNAAALANDGKDGAKPLSVGKRYSTSKLCTIMYAYELARRLERAGSSIASIAYDPGSVPETGLSRGLPKVVQAVAKSSFTDWASKRIGITTSTLAFSGASLADVAVDPRYAAGSGKYFQAQEGALSEVRSSIVSYDEQRALALWEDSRRLVGLG, via the coding sequence ATGACAACTATTTTCATCACTGGTGGGCACGCCGGCATCGGCCTGGAATGCTCCCGGCAGCTCGCCGCCCGTGGGTTCGACGTCGTTCTCGCGGGTCGCAGTCCGGCAACCATGCAGTCGGTGGCCGACGAGTTGCGGGCGGCGCACCGCGTCGAGGTGGCCGTCATCGAGCTCGACCTCTCGTCGTTGCGGTCGGTGCGCGAAGCGGCGGCCGACTACTCGGCACTGATCGAGCGTGGCGAGGCCGCGGCGCCGCAGGCATTGATCTGCAACGCGGGTGGTCGTTTCGACGGGCCGGTCAGCTACAGCCCGGAGGGATACGAGCTGACGTTCGCGACGAACTGCCTTGGCCACTTCCTGCTCGTCGATCGGCTTCTCCCGCTGGTGCCCGCCGACGGTCGTATTGTGTTCACCGCCAGCGGTACTCACGATCCCGACACCATGGACGGCAGGCTTGTCGGAAAGGCCGCCGAGCCGAACGCCGCGGCGTTGGCCAACGACGGCAAGGACGGCGCGAAGCCGCTGTCGGTGGGCAAGCGCTACTCGACGTCGAAACTCTGCACCATCATGTATGCCTACGAACTGGCGCGGCGACTCGAGCGCGCGGGCAGTTCCATCGCGTCGATCGCGTACGACCCCGGCTCCGTCCCCGAGACCGGTCTGTCGCGCGGATTGCCCAAAGTCGTTCAGGCCGTTGCAAAGTCGTCGTTCACGGACTGGGCGTCCAAGCGGATCGGCATCACCACGTCGACGCTCGCGTTCTCCGGCGCATCGCTCGCCGACGTGGCCGTCGACCCGCGCTACGCCGCCGGCTCGGGCAAGTACTTCCAGGCGCAGGAGGGTGCGCTGTCAGAGGTACGGTCGTCGATCGTCTCCTACGACGAGCAACGCGCACTCGCCCTGTGGGAGGACTCGAGGCGGCTCGTCGGCCTCGGCTGA
- a CDS encoding TetR/AcrR family transcriptional regulator, translated as MASEVTHRRGEHVRQAVLAAAFDEIAANGFDGATVAGVAKRSGVHETTVYRRWMTRENLFMAALMERSADAIPAPDTGSTRGDLLAIVGEVLGYVASPAGTAVLRSAALAVDDAYSDARKAFWTQRINALTPVVVRGIERGDLRADADPMLLLEMLIAPIHGRLLLTGQPIADDLAEALVDLGLRGAAAREL; from the coding sequence ATGGCCTCCGAAGTGACGCACCGACGCGGTGAGCACGTCCGCCAGGCGGTGCTGGCCGCCGCGTTCGATGAGATCGCGGCCAACGGCTTCGACGGGGCCACGGTCGCCGGAGTCGCCAAGCGCTCCGGGGTGCACGAGACGACCGTGTACCGGCGCTGGATGACCCGAGAGAACCTGTTCATGGCCGCCCTGATGGAGCGCAGCGCCGACGCCATTCCCGCGCCCGACACCGGTTCGACGCGTGGCGACCTACTCGCCATCGTCGGGGAGGTCCTCGGCTACGTGGCGTCGCCGGCCGGTACGGCCGTCCTGCGGTCCGCGGCGCTGGCGGTGGATGACGCGTATTCCGATGCGCGCAAAGCCTTTTGGACGCAACGAATCAACGCCCTGACACCGGTCGTGGTGCGCGGGATCGAACGTGGCGACCTGCGCGCTGACGCCGACCCGATGCTGCTGCTCGAGATGCTGATCGCACCGATCCACGGTCGACTGCTGCTCACCGGCCAGCCGATCGCCGACGACCTGGCCGAGGCACTGGTCGATCTCGGGCTGCGCGGCGCCGCCGCTCGCGAACTGTAG
- a CDS encoding TetR family transcriptional regulator: MRYPRAVPQLTFQRARTEDKKRQRAAALVEAARSLALESGVASVTLTDVASRAGVHYSGVRRYFTSHKEVLMHLAVEGWARFAETVTASLAEPGPMSPARVAEALAGSLAADPLFCDLLANLHLHLEHEVEIHRVLEFKQTSNAAVISLIDAIERALPPLGRAGAFDVLLASYSLAAPMWQMANPPKRLADEYAKRADVPPDWKIDFTAALTRLITATCVGLLAGAGSQDR, encoded by the coding sequence GTGCGCTATCCTCGCGCGGTGCCGCAGCTCACGTTCCAGCGTGCCCGCACCGAGGACAAGAAGCGCCAGCGCGCCGCAGCGCTCGTCGAGGCCGCGCGTTCGCTGGCCCTGGAGTCCGGTGTCGCGTCGGTGACGCTGACCGACGTGGCGAGCCGGGCCGGGGTGCACTACTCCGGGGTGCGCCGGTACTTCACCTCGCACAAAGAGGTGCTCATGCACCTGGCGGTCGAGGGGTGGGCGCGATTTGCGGAGACCGTCACCGCAAGCCTGGCCGAGCCCGGCCCGATGTCGCCGGCCCGGGTCGCCGAGGCACTGGCCGGCAGCCTGGCGGCCGACCCGCTGTTCTGCGACCTGCTCGCCAACCTGCATCTGCACCTCGAACACGAGGTCGAGATCCACCGGGTGCTGGAGTTCAAGCAGACCAGTAATGCCGCGGTGATCTCGCTGATCGACGCGATCGAGAGGGCGCTGCCGCCGCTGGGGCGGGCGGGCGCGTTCGACGTCCTGCTCGCGTCGTATTCGCTCGCGGCGCCGATGTGGCAGATGGCGAACCCGCCGAAGCGGCTTGCCGACGAGTACGCCAAGCGCGCGGACGTACCGCCCGATTGGAAGATCGACTTCACCGCCGCGCTGACGCGGCTGATCACGGCGACCTGCGTCGGCCTACTGGCCGGTGCCGGCTCCCAAGACCGCTAG